In Opitutales bacterium, the sequence CGAATTCGCCGAAAGAACCGGGGACTTTGTTAAAAAAGTGGCGGATCTTGAAGGTAACGCCGGAGTGAACGGTATCGATTTTCCATACAGGAAGCTTTTCCCCATGACCTGCGGCATGAAGGCTAAAAGCTGTGGTGAGTGTGCTGAGTGCAAGGAATGATATCAGTTTTTTCATAGTGTGGTTGATGAAGTTTAGAAACTATTGGGTAATGATCGATAGCAACTAACTGGCTTAAAAAACGTCACGTAAGACTTCTTTTTTACCTTCGTTCGCAAGCATGAAGAGTCGCCCTTCATCTTCCCACACGCGATAGTTGCGATTCCGGTCCGAGTGGTAAAATGGCATCTGAGTTCGCATCTCAGCATCGAGTGCAACGGGATCTGCGGTGTAGAGGTGGACCATGCCTTTTTCGGTATAAAAGCAGATCATACTAATAGACTCGCCATCGAATGAAGTCTGTAGGCAGCCCATGGTCGGCGCGCCGTTCAAGTATTTGGGAAGATCCGTCATTTTGGGATGCGGGGCACCCTGAGTATCTAGATAAGAGACTAGCGTTGCTGCGTCATTGGAGTTTTTGTCAAAACCCGAGAATGCAGTGTAATGATCGGTCAGATAGCTGAGTAGCGCCGGGGTATGAGCAGCGGCGACTCGATTTGAGGCTGTTCCAGGTTGAGGGGCCCAGCGCATCAGGCTTCCGACAGCAAGGATGACTACCATGGCTGCAGCAAGCCCGAGCCATTTGTTAGCGGCCCAGAAACTACGTTGGGTCGTATCTACTTTATTCAGTGCCGCAGTTTCTGCTCTATGAGTGGCGCCAGCACGCATCCCGGCAAGTATGGTTACACGTAGATCTGCGGGAGGTTCGATGCTTTGCACTTTGCTTTGAAAGAGCTGATCAAAGGCTACTTCTGATCGGTGCCATGCGCGCAGCTCATCGCTTTGCTTGAGCATTGCGAGTGCGTCGACGAACACGGGATCATCATGATCTTCGTCGCCGGGGCGATAGGATTGGAGAATGAACTTGGCTTCTTCGATGTTCATGGGGAATGGGGATTATGCCGTTTCGGCGCGGGGTTCTGCTAGGATCGCTTTGAGCTGGTTTTTTCCTCGGGATATACGGGACATTACCGTGCCGATCGGAACGGCTAAGATTTCAGCGATTTCTTTGTAGGAATTATTTTTAAGGTAGAAGAGCATCAGCGGTGTTCGGTAGACGTCGTCGACCTCTTGAAGAGCTTCGACTGCGGTGTTGCCGTCTACTGCGCGGAGCACTTCCGGCTGTGTGGCAGGGGCTGTGCGTTCGAGCACGTCATCTTCAGTATTTTCCATGCGATCGTCCTTTCGCTTGGTGCGTAGAAACTCTCGATAGAGCGTGGTAAAGAGCCAAGATTTGACCTTGGATTTATCCCTGAGCTGGTCGCCTTTTTCTGCGTAGATGTAGAAGGTCTGCTGTGTCAGGTCTCCGGCTCCGTCTTCGGATTTTGCTAAGCTGTATCCGAAGCGATAAAGCGGAGCATAGAATTCGTTTACTATCTCGTCGAAAGTCACTTTGTAAAAGAAATTGGGTTTTCTGAGAACATGGAGTGGTAGTCTTAGAGGCTTATTCCCGATCCCATTTAGAAAAGCATATTTTCACTGTAGTGCATTCTAAGCAAACTTGGTCGCTTGTGGGCGGCGCTTTGTGGCCACTAGCCCAAATTACTGCCGAAACCTAAATAATCAGCATCGCATCACCATAACTGAAGAAGCGATATTTCTTGGAAATGGCTTCGGCGTAGATTGTCTTTAACCAATCTACACCGTCGATGCTTTGAGGGGTGAGAAAGGCCGCCACCAGACCAAATAGTGTTGAGCGCGGGAGGTGAAAATTTGTGATGAGTTGGTCGACACCCAGATAGTTAAAAGGGGGAATGATAAATAAATCAGCGTCTCGAGAAAAAGAGCCCTCAGCCAAATCTGCGGGAGCATGCCTCAGAGCGTCCTCGACGGTGCGCACGCTAGTTGTGCCGATGGCAAGGCGCTTGCCTGTGCTATTCCGAAGAGCCGCGATGGTAGAGCCTTCGATCCAATAGCGTTCACGGTGGATCTTGTGATCTTCAATATTTTCCGATTTTACCGGTCGGAAGGTGCCCAGCCCAACTCTCAATGTGAGGTCGTGGAATCTGTGGCCCGCAGATGAGAGGGCATCATTGATTTCCTGGGTAAAATGAAGTCCGGCAGTTGGAGCAGCTGCAGCGATTTTCTTGTTTGGGTCCGCATATGTTGTCTGGTAGCGCGTATCGTCATCAGCTTCAGGTCCCTCTCGCTGAATGTAAGGGGGGAGTGGCAACTCTCCGCAGGTGTCGGCGATGGCGACCACGTCATTTAAGCCTTGAGGATAAAAGTGCACCCAGGCTGTTCCTGATTCGTCGGACTTCTCCAATACTTCTGCCGTGTAGACACCTTCTTGCCTAAATCGAGTTCCGGGAGGGAGTTTGCGGCCCGGTTTGAGAAGGCATTCCCATACAAGAGGAGCGTCATCCTTGGGCTCGAGCAACACGCACTCTACCTTGCCACCCGTTTCACGCTTACCATAGATCCGTGCGCGGAGGACAGTGGCATTGTTACGGAAGATCTGGAGATTCGACGGGCCGAGAATCTGGGGAAGTTCTGAGAAGGCGTGGTGGGAAATCCTTTGAGAGCTGCGATCGACTACCAAAAGTTTCGATTGATCGCGTTGAGCTGCGGGCTTTTGCGCGATCAGTTCGTCGGGTAGAGCGAAATCATAGGCGTCCGTCTTCATCTAAATCAGGCGAAGAAGATGGCGATCGCGGTGATGTTATCTGGACCGCCGCGAATGTTTCCTTCCTCGATCAGAGAACGGATCAGGGGCTCTGGCTTAGTTGCTTCGGCGAGAGAATCTTCAATTTCGGCAATTTCGAACACTTTGTCGACGCCATCACTGCACAGGAACAGGCGATCTCCTTCGTTGATTGCTTGATGCCCGAGATCGACTTCGACTTGCTCTTTCTGACCCAGGCATCGAGTCAGCGTATGGGCGAAATATTCTGGAATGAATGTCTCTTCACCAGGACGAAGCGAGTCGCGCACTTCTTGAGCCATCGTGTGATCTTTAGTTAATTTTCGCAGGGCTCCGCGTCGATAGAGGTAGAGCGATGTATCTCCCACATGTGCGAAGATGATGTCTTTTTCGCGAACCATCATGGTGGTCAGGGTGGTGCCGATACCCACTTCCTCGCTGACTTTGTTTCCTTCGCGATAGACAGCAGAGTTTGCCGAACGCACAGCTTGATGCATATCCAAGAGAGACTCGATTCGTTTACCTTTGGCGTCTTCCAAGATAGATGCGACCGCTGTCTGACTCGCTAAGTCTCCTCCGGGCAGGCCACCGAGTCCGTCCGCCACTGCAAATACCTTGAGATTTGCATCGAGCAAAAAAGCGTCATCGTTCTTTTGTCTGCTGCGTCCGATATCTGTGAGTCCGAATGCGGTGAACTGCATAAACAATTAAGCTACAGCGCCTTGGGATATCAGCAAGGATAAGTGCCGTGATAAGTGTTTCTCGAAAGTCGCTTGCATCAGCCAGGAGGCCAAGTCATGGGTCTTCCTCCGAGCACGTGCACATGCAGGTGGGGCACGGTCTCACCTGCGTCGGGTCCGTTATTGATCACCGTGCGAAAGCCGTTTTCTAGCCCGAGCTCGCGTGCCACGTTTCCAGCTGTCAGGAGTAAGTGGCCCAAGGTGGCTTGGTCTTCAACCGTCGCGGCCCCGACTCGTGGGATGGGTTTACGCGGAACAACCAATATGTGGGTTGGTGCTTGGGGGGCGATATCATGAAAGGCGATGCATACATCGTCCTCATAAACGAGTTTCGCCGGAATCTCTTTGTCGGCGATTTTCTGGAAAAGGGTTTTGTCAGCCATAAGGTCTAAACAAACAGAATGTTTAGTTTGGTGCTATGGGTTTTATAGCACAGGGCAAGCTCTTCGACATAGCTCACTGCCTGTTGATAGCGCTCTTTCTTTGATTTCGTAAAATAGCGACCTTGTGGGCAAATCGCCTCTTTAAGACCGACAACAATGAGCGTCGCATCAAGATATCCGGCGATTTGCTTGAGTTGGCTGACGATATGATAGCGAATCCAGAGAGGGTCGTAGGGCCGATCACGCATGTCCCAGACCGCCACACCGTGGTGCTGACTCTGGCTTTCTAAGTGCAGATCGATCAACTTGCGCACTTCTACGTCAAAGGGACGCTCTTCTCTTTTTAGTCCCAGACCGGGGCGATCTTGAGCATATCGCAGAGCCGCCGATATCTGCTCAGCGTTGTAATTGTCGCCTCCGCTAGCGGCCGTGAAAAGGGAGTGGATGGTGGAAAGCTTCTCGAGATCTTGTGACGCATTCATGACGGCGCATAAGTTTGGGCATTTTCGTTTCTAGTTGTTCCGAATCAGCCTCGGATCAATCGAGGGCTAGGTGTGAAGCTGAGAAATCTCCCGCTCTAAGTCGGTTATCTCTCGGAAATCTTTGTATACAATAGCGAAACGGACATATGCAATCTTATCTATCCGCTTCAGGTAAGTCATGATCTTCTCAGCGATGGCCTTACTTGGGATCTCGAGAACAAACTCATTGTGAAGCTGCTCCGTAATCTCAGCGACCATCAGGTCGATTTGCTCAGCATCGACTTGAGTCTTCTCCGTCGCCTTCATGATGGAGGCGCGGAGTTTATCCGTTGAGAAGTCTTGGCTGGTTCGGTCGCTTTTGCGGACTGGCAAATCCTGGGCCTCGATGGCCTCGAGCGTTGAAAAGCGGTGGTCACAATTCAGGCATTGCCGACGCCGTTTGATGGTCAGGCCATTCTTAGCCATTCTGGAGTCGATGACCTTGTTCTCATTTTTGCCGCAGCGAGGACAACGCATGGTGAAGAGGTGCGGTAGTTTGAGCTAGAGAGACAAAAAATTCCGGAGCATTTGTTTCCCTTGCTCTGTAGCATAGGATTCCGGGTGAAACTGAAGCCCGTGTATGGGCATCGATTTATGTTGGACCGCCATGATGGTTCCGTCTTCAGACTCGGCCGTAATATCTAGACAATCTGGACAGCTGGGCCGTTCGATAATGAGCGAATGATAACGGGTAGCCGTTACCGGATCCGGAATGCCTGAGAATAGGCCTGTGCCCTGGTGGGAAATGGACGAGGTCTTTCCGTGCATAAGGCTTTTCGCGCGAATGATGTTTCCACCAAAATGGTGCCCAATGCTCTGGTGCCCCAGACAGATTCCAAGAATCGGGCGATGGCCGGCGAATTTGGCTATGATCTCTAGGCTTACCCCAGCCTCGATGGGGGAGCAAGGGCCAGGTGAGATGAGGATACGCTCGGGGTTGAGGTCCCAGGCTTGTTTAGCGGTAAGCGCGTCATTGCGCACGACTTTCTGCTCCACACCCATCTCTCCAAAGTATTGGACCAGGTTGTAGGTGAATGAATCGAAGTTATCGATGACGAGGAGCATAGCTTACAACTCCATGTTATATTGATCCTGTGCGCAATTCCGTAATCAGGATGCCCGATTTTGAGGAAGCAATTATTCTGACCTAGATTTTTAAACAAAAAAAAGCCCACCAGCGTTTTGCCGATGAGCTCTAAGAAATCTTTGTGAAGTGTCTTATGCCTTGCGCCGGCGGAAATATATGACACCCAAGCCAAGGATACTAGCAAACAGTGCGTAAGTAGATGGCTCAGGTATAGCTGTCGCAGTCACCTCAAAATTCCCAATTCGAAGGTCTTGGTTACCATCACCTGAATCGCCCATAATGCTATACTCATATATGAAACCGACAGCGTCCACCTGTGAGAACGTGATAGAAGAAGCGCCACTATAACTTCTAAATTCAGTAGTAAGCAGAGAATCTCCGGAAGACCCAAGGTTTACCCAAGTTTCAGCACTAAAATCTAAGCTTAATGTGTCTTCGCTGGTGACAGCTGTCGTGGATACATGGTAGTTGCCTCCATCGCGGACAAGGGCGCGCAAGTTTGCATTCGCTGATGAGCCGTCGAGTCGGACTATATCAATTTGGTAGGAGTCAAGACTAACGCCCCCAGCAGTTGATGAGAGCCAATTTTCTGATTCCACCACAAAAGCAGCACGCGTTGAGAAGAGGACTCCACCTGTATCGACGCGGTTTACGAATGTGTTGTTAGCCCCAGCACTTGAGTTCTGGAGAGTCCTTATTTCTGGAACACTAGGCAATGAAGTATCGGATGCATAACTACCTGAGGCACCACCGATCATAAGAGGAGCTGTCCCTGCGGGGCTATTTCCAACTCCAATGACAGTAGTTGAACTAAAGCCCGTATCAAACGTGGATACCCCAGAACCGACCGTCCACCCTCCTAACGGGTTATCATTAATGAAGAAAGAGCCGCTCCCATTGGGTTCCGTGTCGAAGTCGACAATCGTTGTTTGCGCGACGAGGGATACAGCCGATGCTGAAAGACAAAAGATTTTGGTGAGGTGATTCATATCATTTATTCGGTTTTAAACTGCCACGATACGTGAGATGACTTAACTATGGCGTGACTACCTAATGTTAATCAACACAGGCCAAATCGAACCAGTTCGATTTCCTGTGGACAAGGAGGCCGCGATTTCATAACTAAGATCATGAAACCAACAACGCCGCGCAGCACTAAGGCGGTAACTCTCGCTGACGTCGCTCAGGCTGCAGGGGTGTCTAAGTCGACCGCATCACTTGCCCTGCGGGACGATGCACGTGTTAAGTCGATCACAAAAGATCTCATACGCTCGGTAGCTGACAAATTGGGTTATGTCAGAGATCCGGCAATGAGTCGTTTCTCACGCTATCGCTGGGAGGGCAGTCGGCGATCGCGCGAAACAATTGTTTATTTAGCTCACTACCCAGATAAGAAAGAACGCTACCCTTGGCTTTTTCCTGCGGCTGATTCAATGGCCCGGGAACTAGGCTACACATTAGAGTATGTTGAATTGTCGGAATATCCCTCACCCAGCCGACTGAGTGACATGCTGTTCCATCGCGGCGTGCGCGGTGTATTCCTCGCACCGATTCTTCCGGGATCAGAAATCCCCGAGATGTCATGGTCGCGCTTCTCTGTTGTTGCTTCCGATGAGGGACACGCAGATCTGCCTTTTCACTCGGTGCGGCCAAATTATCGGAGCGCCTTGCGTCGTTGCTGGGAATATCTGTTAGCTCAAGGTTGCAAGCGCCCGGGCTTTGCTCTCTTGCAAGAAGACCTGAGTCCCAAGGTATCTACCCTCGCGGGAGAATTTCTCTTTCTCCAAGAACAGTTTCTACAGGCAGAAGAGATCGTTCCGGTTTTATATGGAAAGGACTTAGACAAAACTGACATAAAAGTTCGTTTGAACGATTGGATCAGGCTTTATGAGCCAGATGCCATCATCGGATTTAATGACGCCGTGTATTGGGCCCTTGAATCTCTCGACTGGAAACATCTCTCGACCCATAGAGCCTTTGCTTCTGTAATGAGCTCTGAGGGCATTAACTCAGTCAAAATAACGGGCACTAGCTTTCCACGTCACTTACTTGGAGGCTCAGCAATTAGGCTCCTTGATGGAATGATTCAAAATGGCGAACAGGGTATTCCAGAGTATCCAGCCAGGCATTTAGTAGCGCCCGAATGGATCAATGGTGCTACTGAATCTTAAAAATTCCTATCATGATGACGATGATACCTCGGCGGTTTGTCTGAATTTC encodes:
- a CDS encoding anti-sigma factor — translated: MNIEEAKFILQSYRPGDEDHDDPVFVDALAMLKQSDELRAWHRSEVAFDQLFQSKVQSIEPPADLRVTILAGMRAGATHRAETAALNKVDTTQRSFWAANKWLGLAAAMVVILAVGSLMRWAPQPGTASNRVAAAHTPALLSYLTDHYTAFSGFDKNSNDAATLVSYLDTQGAPHPKMTDLPKYLNGAPTMGCLQTSFDGESISMICFYTEKGMVHLYTADPVALDAEMRTQMPFYHSDRNRNYRVWEDEGRLFMLANEGKKEVLRDVF
- a CDS encoding sigma-70 family RNA polymerase sigma factor translates to MTFDEIVNEFYAPLYRFGYSLAKSEDGAGDLTQQTFYIYAEKGDQLRDKSKVKSWLFTTLYREFLRTKRKDDRMENTEDDVLERTAPATQPEVLRAVDGNTAVEALQEVDDVYRTPLMLFYLKNNSYKEIAEILAVPIGTVMSRISRGKNQLKAILAEPRAETA
- the queA gene encoding tRNA preQ1(34) S-adenosylmethionine ribosyltransferase-isomerase QueA codes for the protein MKTDAYDFALPDELIAQKPAAQRDQSKLLVVDRSSQRISHHAFSELPQILGPSNLQIFRNNATVLRARIYGKRETGGKVECVLLEPKDDAPLVWECLLKPGRKLPPGTRFRQEGVYTAEVLEKSDESGTAWVHFYPQGLNDVVAIADTCGELPLPPYIQREGPEADDDTRYQTTYADPNKKIAAAAPTAGLHFTQEINDALSSAGHRFHDLTLRVGLGTFRPVKSENIEDHKIHRERYWIEGSTIAALRNSTGKRLAIGTTSVRTVEDALRHAPADLAEGSFSRDADLFIIPPFNYLGVDQLITNFHLPRSTLFGLVAAFLTPQSIDGVDWLKTIYAEAISKKYRFFSYGDAMLII
- a CDS encoding serine/threonine-protein phosphatase, producing MQFTAFGLTDIGRSRQKNDDAFLLDANLKVFAVADGLGGLPGGDLASQTAVASILEDAKGKRIESLLDMHQAVRSANSAVYREGNKVSEEVGIGTTLTTMMVREKDIIFAHVGDTSLYLYRRGALRKLTKDHTMAQEVRDSLRPGEETFIPEYFAHTLTRCLGQKEQVEVDLGHQAINEGDRLFLCSDGVDKVFEIAEIEDSLAEATKPEPLIRSLIEEGNIRGGPDNITAIAIFFA
- a CDS encoding histidine triad nucleotide-binding protein, whose amino-acid sequence is MADKTLFQKIADKEIPAKLVYEDDVCIAFHDIAPQAPTHILVVPRKPIPRVGAATVEDQATLGHLLLTAGNVARELGLENGFRTVINNGPDAGETVPHLHVHVLGGRPMTWPPG
- the nrdR gene encoding transcriptional repressor NrdR gives rise to the protein MRCPRCGKNENKVIDSRMAKNGLTIKRRRQCLNCDHRFSTLEAIEAQDLPVRKSDRTSQDFSTDKLRASIMKATEKTQVDAEQIDLMVAEITEQLHNEFVLEIPSKAIAEKIMTYLKRIDKIAYVRFAIVYKDFREITDLEREISQLHT
- a CDS encoding aminodeoxychorismate/anthranilate synthase component II produces the protein MLLVIDNFDSFTYNLVQYFGEMGVEQKVVRNDALTAKQAWDLNPERILISPGPCSPIEAGVSLEIIAKFAGHRPILGICLGHQSIGHHFGGNIIRAKSLMHGKTSSISHQGTGLFSGIPDPVTATRYHSLIIERPSCPDCLDITAESEDGTIMAVQHKSMPIHGLQFHPESYATEQGKQMLRNFLSL
- a CDS encoding PEP-CTERM sorting domain-containing protein; translation: MNHLTKIFCLSASAVSLVAQTTIVDFDTEPNGSGSFFINDNPLGGWTVGSGVSTFDTGFSSTTVIGVGNSPAGTAPLMIGGASGSYASDTSLPSVPEIRTLQNSSAGANNTFVNRVDTGGVLFSTRAAFVVESENWLSSTAGGVSLDSYQIDIVRLDGSSANANLRALVRDGGNYHVSTTAVTSEDTLSLDFSAETWVNLGSSGDSLLTTEFRSYSGASSITFSQVDAVGFIYEYSIMGDSGDGNQDLRIGNFEVTATAIPEPSTYALFASILGLGVIYFRRRKA
- a CDS encoding LacI family DNA-binding transcriptional regulator — its product is MKPTTPRSTKAVTLADVAQAAGVSKSTASLALRDDARVKSITKDLIRSVADKLGYVRDPAMSRFSRYRWEGSRRSRETIVYLAHYPDKKERYPWLFPAADSMARELGYTLEYVELSEYPSPSRLSDMLFHRGVRGVFLAPILPGSEIPEMSWSRFSVVASDEGHADLPFHSVRPNYRSALRRCWEYLLAQGCKRPGFALLQEDLSPKVSTLAGEFLFLQEQFLQAEEIVPVLYGKDLDKTDIKVRLNDWIRLYEPDAIIGFNDAVYWALESLDWKHLSTHRAFASVMSSEGINSVKITGTSFPRHLLGGSAIRLLDGMIQNGEQGIPEYPARHLVAPEWINGATES